Proteins encoded together in one Papaver somniferum cultivar HN1 unplaced genomic scaffold, ASM357369v1 unplaced-scaffold_117, whole genome shotgun sequence window:
- the LOC113329818 gene encoding uncharacterized protein LOC113329818 yields the protein MHHLFIDCPVSTSIWNAIDNNLISTCRNGDFQIWLENLFKSNNFFVADIRKQVRLIGYILWHIGRLRYSVVFDNAQIRIIEYVNTVKLFISEWENSLNVTQVANQVAQEHKWNAPKVNDLKVNFDVSYIDEHTPIGIGLIMRDSAGQFMGAKGECSKSINEEQGEAVAALEAIKWAKENVVLNLHLEGDNRNVVSTINAAIGSIQWTTNSTIQECRHLLNSFYFWTCSHVKREANGIADVMTKNARINGGSIWNSNPADFLLNYIQKDQNCNLV from the coding sequence ATGCATCATTTGTTTATAGATTGCCCTGTCTCTACTAGTATTTGGAATGCAATAGATAATAACCTAATCAGTACTTGCAGAAATGGAGATTTTCAAATCTGGCTTGAGAATCTGTTTAAATCTAATAATTTCTTTGTGGCAGATATCCGGAAACAGGTAAGGTTAATTGGCTACATATTGTGGCATATAGGGAGATTACGATACTCAGTAGTTTTTGACAATGCACAAATCAGAATTATTGAATATGTCAATACTGTAAAACTGTTCATATCTGAATGGGAGAATTCTCTAAATGTTACTCAAGTAGCTAATCAGGTGGCTCAAGAACACAAATGGAATGCTCCAAAAGTGAATGATTTGAAAGTGAACTTTGATGTTTCCTATATAGATGAACACACACCTATTGGAATCGGACTAATTATGCGTGATTCTGCAGGTCAATTCATGGGAGCCAAAGGGGAATGTTCAAAGTCAATAAATGAAGAACAAGGTGAAGCAGTAGCAGCACTAGAAGCTATCAAATGGGCAAAGGAAAATGTAGTTCTTAATCTTCACCTAGAAGGAGACAATAGAAATGTAGTATCAACGATAAATGCAGCCATTGGAAGTATCCAGTGGACAACAAATAGTACAATCCAGGAATGTAGGCATCTTTTAAAttccttttatttttggacttgttcCCATGTCAAAAGGGAAGCTAATGGAATAGCAGATGTAATGACAAAAAATGCCAGAATTAATGGTGGTTCAATTTGGAACTCAAATCCAGCTGATTTCCTTCTAAACTATATTCAGAAGGATCAAAACTGTAACCTGGTTTAA